Proteins encoded together in one Micromonospora kangleipakensis window:
- a CDS encoding MFS transporter, producing MSTLAPTATLEPAAAGRRQPITDWRPEDPEFWRTTGAPIARRNLYVSIFAEHVGFSVWSLWSVTVLFLGPAYGIDPAGKFLLTAVPAALGAVLRLPYTLAVARFGGRNWTIVSALLLLVPAIPMAVLLEPGVSYTTLMVLACLTGVGGGNFASSMANINLFYPDRLKGRALGLNAGGGNLGVPAVQLVGLAVLATAGAAYPRLVPAVYLPLIVLAALAAARWLDNLPGARNEPGALREAARDPHTWVMSLLYIGTFGSFIGFGFAFGQVLQLQFHDRFPTPVDAAWLTFLGPLVGSLIRPLGGQLADRLGGARVTFWNFVAMAAGAGLVLYAARDRSLPLYLAGFLSLFVFSGIGNGSTYKMIPAIFRARAAAEVDRGADPVAAERRGRRLSGALIGIAGAVGASGGVLVNVAFRQSFLTSGNADAAYLAFIGWYALCFVVTWAVYLRPGSRRLAGV from the coding sequence GTGAGCACACTGGCCCCCACCGCCACCCTGGAACCGGCCGCCGCCGGGCGCCGGCAGCCGATCACCGACTGGCGCCCGGAGGACCCGGAATTCTGGCGTACGACCGGCGCCCCGATCGCCAGGCGCAACCTGTACGTCTCGATCTTCGCCGAGCACGTCGGCTTCTCGGTGTGGAGCCTCTGGTCCGTGACCGTGCTCTTCCTCGGCCCGGCCTACGGCATCGACCCGGCCGGGAAGTTCCTGCTCACCGCCGTACCGGCCGCGCTGGGCGCGGTGCTGCGGCTGCCGTACACCCTGGCGGTGGCCCGCTTCGGCGGCCGGAACTGGACCATCGTCAGCGCGCTGCTGCTGCTGGTGCCGGCGATACCGATGGCGGTGCTGCTCGAACCCGGGGTGTCGTACACCACGCTGATGGTGCTGGCCTGCCTGACCGGGGTCGGCGGGGGCAACTTCGCCTCCTCGATGGCGAACATCAACCTCTTCTACCCGGACCGGCTCAAGGGGCGGGCGCTCGGGCTCAACGCCGGTGGCGGCAACCTCGGCGTGCCGGCGGTGCAGCTGGTCGGGCTGGCCGTGCTGGCCACCGCCGGGGCCGCGTACCCCCGGCTGGTGCCCGCGGTCTACCTGCCGCTGATCGTGCTGGCCGCGCTGGCCGCGGCGCGCTGGCTGGACAACCTCCCCGGGGCGCGCAACGAGCCCGGCGCGCTGCGCGAGGCCGCCCGGGACCCGCACACCTGGGTGATGTCCCTGCTCTACATCGGCACCTTCGGCTCGTTCATCGGGTTCGGCTTCGCCTTCGGGCAGGTGCTCCAGCTCCAGTTCCACGACCGCTTCCCCACCCCGGTCGACGCGGCCTGGCTGACCTTCCTCGGGCCCCTGGTCGGCTCGCTGATCCGGCCCCTCGGCGGGCAGCTCGCCGACCGGCTCGGCGGGGCCCGGGTGACCTTCTGGAACTTCGTCGCCATGGCGGCCGGCGCCGGGCTGGTGCTGTACGCGGCCCGGGACCGGTCGCTGCCGCTCTACCTGGCCGGGTTCCTGTCCCTCTTCGTCTTCTCCGGGATCGGCAACGGCTCGACGTACAAGATGATCCCGGCGATCTTCCGGGCCCGGGCGGCGGCCGAGGTCGACCGCGGGGCCGACCCGGTGGCGGCCGAGCGTCGCGGCCGGCGGCTCTCCGGGGCGCTGATCGGCATCGCCGGCGCGGTCGGCGCCTCCGGCGGGGTGCTGGTCAACGTCGCCTTCCGGCAGTCTTTCCTGACCTCCGGGAACGCGGACGCCGCCTACCTGGCCTTCATCGGCTGGTACGCGCTCTGCTTCGTGGTGACCTGGGCGGTCTACCTGCGGCCGGGGTCGCGCCGGCTGGCCGGCGTGTGA
- a CDS encoding DUF6364 family protein has product MTAKVTLSFSDETIEEARRFAKREGLSLSAWMDQAAREKALREVFTAHAAAVGRAGLDLESAALADAHEVAMVDDVLFGGRPRAA; this is encoded by the coding sequence ATGACTGCCAAGGTGACCCTCTCGTTCTCGGACGAGACGATCGAGGAGGCGCGCCGGTTCGCCAAGCGGGAGGGGCTGTCGCTCTCCGCCTGGATGGACCAGGCCGCCCGGGAGAAGGCGCTGCGCGAGGTCTTCACCGCGCACGCCGCCGCCGTCGGTCGCGCCGGCCTGGATCTGGAGTCCGCCGCCCTCGCCGACGCCCACGAGGTCGCCATGGTCGACGACGTGCTCTTCGGCGGACGCCCGCGTGCTGCGTAG
- the rplM gene encoding 50S ribosomal protein L13, which produces MRTYSPKPGEIERQWHVIDASDVVLGRLATHAATLLRGKHKPTFAPHVDTGDFVVIVNAGKVALTGNKRQTKIAYRHSGYPGGLKQVGYDELLTKRPDRAVELAVKGMLPHNKLGRQLIKKLKVYAGAEHPHGAQQPVPFEIKQIAQ; this is translated from the coding sequence GTGCGTACGTACAGCCCGAAGCCGGGTGAGATCGAGCGTCAGTGGCACGTTATCGACGCCTCTGATGTCGTGCTGGGCCGCCTGGCCACCCACGCCGCCACGCTGCTGCGCGGCAAGCACAAGCCGACTTTCGCGCCGCACGTCGACACGGGCGACTTCGTCGTCATCGTGAACGCGGGCAAGGTTGCGCTGACCGGCAACAAGCGTCAGACCAAGATTGCCTACCGCCACTCGGGTTACCCGGGTGGTCTGAAGCAGGTCGGCTACGACGAGCTGCTGACCAAGCGTCCCGACCGGGCCGTCGAGCTTGCCGTGAAGGGCATGCTCCCGCACAACAAGCTCGGCCGTCAGCTGATCAAGAAGCTGAAGGTCTACGCCGGTGCGGAGCACCCGCACGGCGCGCAGCAGCCGGTGCCGTTCGAGATCAAGCAGATCGCGCAGTGA
- the nirD gene encoding nitrite reductase small subunit NirD has product MSPTSTLDWTAVCPLDRLDPDRGVAALVDGVQVALFVTGGELYAVDNLDPVGGAYVMSRGIVGSRGGVPTLASPLHKQVYDLRTGRCLDLPDVTLRRHEARCRDGVVEVRLRQEE; this is encoded by the coding sequence ATGAGCCCGACGAGCACGCTGGACTGGACGGCGGTCTGCCCCCTCGACCGGCTGGACCCCGACCGGGGCGTCGCCGCGCTGGTCGACGGCGTGCAGGTGGCGCTCTTCGTCACCGGCGGAGAGCTGTACGCGGTCGACAACCTCGACCCGGTCGGCGGCGCGTACGTGATGTCCCGGGGCATCGTGGGCAGCCGCGGCGGCGTGCCGACGCTCGCCTCCCCGCTGCACAAGCAGGTCTACGACCTGCGGACCGGGCGCTGCCTGGACCTGCCGGACGTGACGCTGCGGCGGCACGAGGCGCGCTGCCGGGACGGGGTGGTCGAGGTGCGGCTGCGACAGGAGGAGTGA
- a CDS encoding SDR family NAD(P)-dependent oxidoreductase — MSGRLAGTVALVTGASSGIGAATAGSLAAEGAAVAVLARRRERLEDLAGSIRATGGTVLVVEADITDQPAAAAAVEQVVAELGRLDTVVNNAGIMLVGPVADAPTEEWEQMLAVNVQGMLYVTRAALPHLLRAVEDSPRRVADLVNISSTAGRVARPGTAVYNLTKFGLNAFSEALRQEVGPKRLRVSVVEPGTVDTELSSHVRDGVREAIVRQVEGMELLRPEDIADAVTYIVTRDRRVAVNEMLVRAAEQTW, encoded by the coding sequence ATGAGCGGACGGCTGGCCGGGACGGTGGCGCTGGTGACCGGCGCCAGCAGCGGCATCGGCGCGGCGACGGCGGGCAGCCTCGCCGCCGAGGGCGCGGCGGTGGCGGTGCTGGCCCGGCGCCGCGAGCGGCTCGAGGACCTGGCGGGCTCGATCCGCGCGACGGGCGGGACGGTCCTGGTGGTGGAGGCCGACATCACCGACCAGCCGGCGGCGGCCGCCGCCGTCGAGCAGGTGGTGGCCGAGCTCGGGCGGCTGGACACCGTGGTCAACAACGCCGGGATCATGCTCGTCGGGCCGGTGGCCGACGCCCCCACGGAGGAGTGGGAGCAGATGCTCGCGGTCAACGTCCAGGGCATGCTGTACGTGACCCGGGCCGCGCTGCCGCACCTGCTGCGCGCCGTCGAGGATTCCCCGCGCCGGGTGGCGGACCTGGTCAACATCAGCTCCACCGCCGGCCGGGTGGCCCGACCCGGCACGGCCGTCTACAACCTCACCAAGTTCGGCCTCAACGCGTTCTCCGAGGCGCTCCGGCAGGAGGTGGGGCCGAAGCGGCTCCGGGTGAGCGTGGTCGAGCCGGGCACCGTCGACACGGAGCTCTCCTCGCACGTGCGGGACGGGGTGCGGGAGGCGATCGTCCGGCAGGTCGAGGGGATGGAGCTGCTGCGGCCGGAGGACATCGCGGACGCGGTGACCTACATCGTCACCCGGGACCGTCGGGTGGCGGTCAACGAGATGCTCGTCCGGGCCGCCGAGCAGACCTGGTGA
- a CDS encoding molybdopterin oxidoreductase family protein: MTDGARVATRPGLGSREAATHCPYCALQCGMTLRETDGRVEVLPREFPTNRGGLCQKGWTAAELLDHPERLTTPLLRDPVTGEQRPASWDEALDRIAASIRAVQTGHGRDAVAVFGGGGLTNEKAYALGKFARVALRTRHIDYNGRWCMSSAAAAGIRAFGVDRGLPFPLADLGRAETLLLVGANPAETMPPLLRHLADQRERGGRLIVIDPRVTATARQADLHLQPLPGTDLAVANALLHIALTEGWLDRDYVAARTEGFDAVRRTVAGYWPAEVERLSGVPVADLEATARALASAGRAIILTARGAEQHAKGVDTVTAFVNLALALGLPGRPGSGYGCLTGQGNGQGGREHGQKADQLPGYRKIDDPAAREHVARVWGVPADDLPGPGVPAYQLLDSLGTPDGPRALLVFGSNPVVSAPRAARIESRLRDLDLLVVADFLRSETAALADVVLPVAQWAEEDGTMTNLEGRVLRRRALREPPPGVRTDLAVLADLAARLDTPVGFPTDPRAVFTELRRASAGGPADYAGVTWDRIDAATGVFWPCPDPDGPDTPRLFADRFPTPSGRARFHPVTHRPAAEEVCAEYPLHFTTGRVLAQYQSGTQTRRVTALRRAAPGAFVELHPDLAARLGVAEGEEVRVVSRRGELRAPARVSPTIRPDTVFAPFHWAGAGRANSVTNDAVDPVSGMPEFKICAVRVERVEP, encoded by the coding sequence ATGACAGACGGTGCACGGGTGGCGACGCGACCGGGGCTGGGATCCCGGGAGGCGGCGACCCACTGCCCGTACTGCGCCCTCCAGTGCGGGATGACCCTGCGCGAGACCGACGGGCGGGTCGAGGTGCTCCCCCGGGAGTTCCCCACCAACCGCGGCGGGCTCTGCCAGAAGGGCTGGACCGCCGCCGAACTGCTGGACCACCCCGAGCGGCTGACCACGCCCCTGCTGCGCGACCCGGTCACCGGCGAGCAGCGCCCGGCGAGCTGGGACGAGGCGCTGGACCGGATCGCCGCCAGCATCCGTGCCGTTCAGACCGGACACGGCCGGGACGCCGTGGCGGTCTTCGGCGGCGGCGGGCTCACGAACGAGAAGGCGTACGCGCTCGGCAAGTTCGCCCGGGTGGCGCTGCGGACCCGGCACATCGACTACAACGGACGCTGGTGCATGTCCTCGGCGGCGGCCGCCGGCATCCGGGCCTTCGGCGTCGACCGGGGGCTGCCCTTCCCGCTGGCCGACCTCGGCCGGGCGGAGACCCTGCTGCTGGTCGGCGCCAACCCGGCGGAGACCATGCCGCCGCTGCTGCGCCACCTCGCCGACCAGCGGGAACGCGGCGGACGGCTGATCGTGATCGACCCCCGGGTCACGGCGACCGCCCGCCAGGCCGACCTGCACCTGCAACCGCTCCCCGGCACCGACCTCGCGGTGGCCAACGCGCTGCTGCACATCGCGCTCACCGAGGGCTGGCTCGACCGGGACTATGTCGCCGCCCGGACCGAGGGCTTCGACGCGGTCCGCCGCACGGTGGCCGGCTACTGGCCGGCCGAGGTGGAACGGCTCTCCGGGGTGCCGGTGGCCGACCTGGAGGCGACCGCCCGGGCGCTCGCCTCCGCCGGCAGAGCGATCATCCTCACCGCCCGCGGCGCGGAGCAGCACGCCAAGGGCGTCGACACGGTCACCGCCTTCGTCAACCTGGCGCTCGCCCTCGGCCTGCCCGGCCGTCCCGGATCCGGGTACGGCTGCCTCACCGGGCAGGGCAACGGCCAGGGCGGCCGGGAGCACGGGCAGAAGGCCGACCAGCTCCCCGGCTACCGGAAGATCGACGACCCGGCGGCACGGGAGCACGTGGCGCGGGTCTGGGGCGTACCGGCCGACGACCTGCCCGGGCCGGGGGTGCCGGCGTACCAGCTGCTGGACTCGCTCGGCACGCCGGACGGCCCGCGGGCGCTGCTGGTGTTCGGCTCCAACCCGGTGGTCTCGGCGCCCCGGGCGGCCCGGATCGAGTCCCGGCTGCGCGACCTGGACCTGCTGGTCGTCGCCGACTTCCTGCGCTCGGAGACGGCCGCGCTGGCCGACGTGGTGCTGCCGGTCGCCCAGTGGGCCGAGGAGGACGGCACGATGACCAACCTGGAGGGTCGGGTGCTGCGCCGGCGGGCGCTGCGCGAGCCGCCACCCGGCGTCCGCACCGACCTGGCGGTCCTCGCCGACCTCGCCGCCCGGCTCGACACGCCGGTGGGCTTCCCGACCGACCCGCGGGCGGTCTTCACCGAGCTGCGGCGGGCCTCGGCCGGCGGGCCGGCGGACTACGCCGGCGTGACCTGGGACCGGATCGACGCCGCCACGGGCGTCTTCTGGCCCTGCCCCGACCCGGACGGCCCGGACACCCCCCGGCTCTTCGCCGACCGGTTCCCCACCCCGAGCGGGCGGGCCCGGTTCCACCCGGTGACCCACCGGCCGGCCGCCGAGGAGGTCTGCGCCGAGTACCCGCTGCACTTCACCACCGGGCGGGTGCTGGCCCAGTACCAGTCCGGCACCCAGACCCGGCGGGTCACCGCGCTGCGCCGGGCCGCGCCCGGCGCCTTCGTCGAGCTGCACCCGGACCTGGCCGCCCGGCTCGGCGTCGCCGAGGGCGAGGAGGTGCGGGTCGTCTCCCGCCGGGGCGAGCTGCGGGCGCCCGCCCGGGTCAGCCCCACGATCCGGCCGGACACCGTCTTCGCGCCGTTCCACTGGGCCGGCGCCGGCCGCGCCAACTCGGTCACCAACGACGCGGTCGACCCGGTCTCCGGGATGCCCGAATTCAAGATCTGCGCGGTACGGGTGGAGAGGGTCGAGCCGTGA
- a CDS encoding class I SAM-dependent methyltransferase has translation MTVADAFDAVAGTYDEARRRLVPCFDAFYGTAVEVAAPPLRAALAAGRTPEVLDLGAGTGLLSLLLSAAVPGVRLTLVDAAPAMLAVATDQLRARGVPHRVIRADLADPLPPGRYDAVVSALAVHHLTDAGKRALYRRAAAALVPGGVFVNAEQVAGPTPALDRRYDEVWTARITELGSDAGEIAAARERMRHDRPAGVADQCGWLAEAGLVDVDCFFKEWRFAVFGGRAA, from the coding sequence ATGACCGTGGCGGACGCGTTCGACGCCGTGGCTGGGACGTACGACGAGGCCCGGCGACGGCTGGTGCCCTGCTTCGACGCCTTCTACGGCACCGCCGTCGAGGTCGCCGCCCCGCCGCTGCGGGCGGCGCTGGCGGCGGGGCGTACCCCGGAGGTGCTGGACCTGGGCGCGGGCACCGGCCTGCTCTCCCTGCTCCTCTCCGCCGCCGTGCCCGGGGTCCGGCTGACCCTGGTCGACGCCGCGCCCGCGATGCTCGCCGTCGCCACCGACCAGCTCCGCGCCCGGGGCGTGCCGCACCGGGTGATCCGGGCGGACCTGGCCGACCCGCTGCCGCCCGGCCGGTACGACGCGGTGGTCTCCGCGCTCGCCGTCCACCACCTGACCGACGCCGGCAAGCGGGCCCTCTACCGCCGGGCCGCGGCGGCGCTCGTCCCCGGCGGGGTGTTCGTCAACGCCGAGCAGGTGGCCGGCCCGACGCCCGCCCTGGACCGCCGGTATGACGAGGTCTGGACCGCGCGGATCACCGAGCTGGGCTCGGACGCCGGGGAGATCGCCGCCGCCCGGGAGCGGATGCGGCACGACCGGCCGGCGGGGGTGGCCGACCAGTGCGGCTGGCTCGCCGAGGCGGGGCTGGTCGACGTGGACTGCTTCTTCAAGGAGTGGCGCTTCGCGGTCTTCGGCGGCCGGGCGGCCTGA
- a CDS encoding FAD-dependent oxidoreductase, which yields MSERVIIVGYGMAGSRLAAELHARGGDHKVTVLGAEPHRAYNRIMLSTLLAGKIAEPDVELAEVAGQGVDVRTGVAVTAIDRAAGEVHTDDGDQHGYDHLVLATGSRALVPPLPGLDPLPERVVPFRTLDDCRRILAAAEGARSALVLGGGLLGLEAARGLAARGLDVTVVHPMGHLMERQLDPTAGAVLVGTLAELGVRTVLAVSATGVTAAADGVRLDLSDGRSLTADLLVISCGVRPDTALAAAAGLTVERGVVVDDRMRTSDRRISAIGDCAQHDGALTGLVAPAWAQARVVAQVLAGDEPLARYRPRPVVTRLKAAGIDLAAMGDAIDGPRAGEPVEELTFADPARGTYARLRIRDERLTGAILLGDNPAIGTVVQLFDRGAPVPADRRSLLLGRAFGAVPAAPAASPALMPDAATVCQCNDVSKGALVACWRSGARTVDALSGATRAGTGCGGCRDALAGIVDWLGEAEPVATR from the coding sequence GTGAGCGAACGGGTGATCATCGTCGGGTACGGGATGGCCGGGTCCCGGCTCGCCGCCGAGCTGCACGCCCGGGGCGGGGACCACAAGGTCACCGTGCTCGGGGCGGAGCCGCACCGGGCGTACAACCGGATCATGCTCTCCACCCTGCTCGCCGGGAAGATCGCCGAGCCGGACGTGGAGCTGGCCGAGGTCGCCGGGCAGGGCGTGGACGTGCGGACCGGGGTGGCGGTCACCGCGATCGACCGGGCCGCCGGCGAGGTGCACACCGACGACGGCGACCAGCACGGCTACGACCACCTGGTCCTCGCCACCGGCAGCCGGGCCCTGGTGCCGCCGCTGCCCGGCCTCGACCCGCTGCCCGAGCGGGTGGTGCCGTTCCGCACGCTGGACGACTGCCGGCGGATCCTCGCCGCCGCCGAGGGCGCCCGGAGCGCCCTGGTGCTCGGCGGCGGCCTGCTCGGGCTGGAGGCGGCCCGCGGCCTCGCCGCCCGGGGGCTGGACGTGACGGTGGTGCACCCCATGGGCCACCTGATGGAGCGGCAGCTCGACCCGACCGCCGGCGCGGTGCTCGTCGGCACCCTCGCCGAGCTCGGCGTGCGTACCGTGCTGGCGGTTTCGGCGACCGGGGTGACCGCGGCCGCCGACGGGGTCCGCCTCGACCTCTCCGACGGCCGGTCCCTCACCGCCGACCTGCTGGTGATCTCCTGCGGGGTACGCCCCGACACCGCCCTCGCCGCCGCGGCCGGACTGACCGTCGAGCGCGGCGTGGTGGTGGACGACCGGATGCGAACCAGCGACCGGCGGATCTCGGCGATCGGCGACTGCGCCCAGCACGACGGCGCGCTGACCGGCCTGGTCGCCCCGGCCTGGGCCCAGGCCCGGGTGGTGGCGCAGGTGCTGGCCGGCGACGAGCCGCTGGCCCGCTACCGGCCCCGGCCGGTGGTGACCCGGCTCAAGGCGGCCGGCATCGACCTGGCCGCGATGGGGGACGCCATCGACGGCCCGAGGGCCGGCGAGCCGGTGGAGGAGCTGACCTTCGCCGACCCGGCCCGGGGGACGTACGCCCGGCTGCGGATCCGCGACGAGCGGCTGACCGGGGCGATCCTGCTCGGCGACAACCCGGCGATCGGCACCGTGGTGCAGCTCTTCGACCGGGGCGCGCCGGTGCCGGCGGACCGGCGGTCGTTGCTGCTCGGCCGGGCCTTCGGCGCGGTCCCGGCCGCGCCCGCCGCGTCCCCGGCGCTGATGCCGGACGCGGCCACGGTCTGCCAGTGCAACGACGTCAGCAAGGGGGCGCTGGTGGCCTGCTGGCGCTCCGGCGCCCGGACGGTCGACGCGCTCTCCGGGGCGACCCGGGCCGGCACCGGCTGCGGCGGCTGCCGGGACGCCCTCGCCGGCATCGTCGACTGGCTCGGCGAGGCCGAACCGGTGGCGACGCGATGA
- the nirB gene encoding nitrite reductase large subunit NirB — protein MSGGDLVVIGNGMVGQRFVEALRARDHGRRWRVTVLAEEGRPAYDRVRLSAFFDGVSAEELNLHTPDDGVALRLGEPATGIDRARRVVTTATGEHPYDALVLATGSYAFVPPVDGTDLPGVFVYRTLDDLAGIRAHGAGRRTGAVIGGGLLGLEAANALRLLGLATSVVEFAPRLMPVQVDEAGGAMLRRYVEELGVTTHLGVATTALRPGPDGAVAGLELSDGSTVDADLVVVAAGIRPRDELARAAGLAVGPRGGVLVDATCRTEDERIWAVGECAAVDGTCHGLVAPGYATAEVVADRLLDGAATFPGADTATKLKLLGVDVASFGDAHGATPGCLDVTFTDPATRSYAKLVLSDDARTLLGGVLVGDASAYPTLRASVGGPLPAPPLALLAPSGESGGGVAALPGAAQVCSCNAVTRDDIDAAIAGGCADVPALKACTRAGTSCGSCVPMLKQLLDAAGVQQSTALCEHFDASRQELFEIVQVRGIRTFSQLIAEHGRGRGCDICKPVVASILASLGTGHVLDGEQASLQDTNDHFLANLQRDGSYSVVPRIPGGEITPEKLIVIGEVARDFRLYTKITGGQRIDLFGARVEQLPQIWRRLVDAGFESGHAYGKALRTVKSCVGETWCRYGVQDSVGLAVALELRYRGLRAPHKIKSAVSGCARECAEARSKDFGIIATETGWNLYLGGNGGFRPRHADLFATDLSTDELVTLIDRFLMFYIRTADRLQRTAGWIEALEGGLDHLRAVIVDDSLGLCADLDAAMARHVASYSDEWRDVLDDPDRLRRFTSFVNAPHVPDPSITFAVERGQPVPARGAPPAAGADRRRQPVALGLPEVRR, from the coding sequence ATGAGCGGCGGCGATCTGGTCGTCATCGGCAACGGCATGGTCGGGCAGCGCTTCGTCGAGGCGCTGCGCGCCCGGGACCACGGCCGGCGCTGGCGGGTCACGGTGCTCGCCGAGGAGGGCCGGCCGGCGTACGACCGGGTGCGGCTCTCGGCCTTTTTCGACGGGGTCAGCGCCGAGGAGCTGAACCTGCACACCCCCGACGACGGAGTGGCGCTGCGCCTGGGCGAGCCGGCCACCGGGATCGACCGGGCGCGGCGGGTGGTGACCACGGCGACCGGCGAGCATCCGTACGACGCGCTGGTGCTCGCCACCGGCTCGTACGCCTTCGTGCCGCCGGTCGACGGCACGGACCTGCCGGGAGTGTTCGTCTACCGGACGCTGGACGACCTGGCGGGGATCCGGGCGCACGGCGCGGGCCGGCGGACCGGCGCGGTGATCGGCGGCGGCCTGCTCGGCCTGGAGGCGGCGAACGCGCTGCGGCTGCTCGGCCTGGCGACCAGCGTCGTCGAGTTCGCGCCCCGGCTGATGCCGGTACAGGTGGATGAGGCGGGCGGCGCGATGCTCCGACGCTACGTCGAGGAGCTGGGCGTCACCACGCACCTCGGCGTGGCCACCACCGCGCTCCGCCCCGGCCCGGACGGCGCGGTGGCGGGTCTGGAGCTCTCCGACGGCAGCACGGTCGACGCCGACCTGGTCGTCGTCGCCGCCGGCATCCGGCCCCGCGACGAGCTGGCCCGGGCCGCCGGGCTGGCGGTCGGCCCACGCGGCGGCGTGCTGGTGGACGCGACGTGCCGGACGGAGGACGAGCGGATCTGGGCGGTCGGCGAGTGCGCGGCCGTGGACGGCACCTGCCACGGCCTGGTCGCTCCCGGGTACGCGACGGCCGAGGTGGTCGCCGACCGGCTGCTCGACGGGGCGGCCACCTTCCCCGGCGCGGACACCGCCACCAAGCTCAAGCTGCTCGGCGTGGACGTGGCGTCGTTCGGCGACGCGCACGGCGCCACCCCGGGCTGCCTCGACGTCACCTTCACCGACCCGGCCACCCGGTCGTACGCGAAGCTGGTCCTCTCCGACGACGCGCGGACGCTGCTCGGCGGCGTGCTGGTCGGGGACGCGAGCGCCTACCCGACGCTGCGGGCCAGCGTCGGTGGGCCGCTGCCCGCTCCCCCGCTGGCCCTGCTGGCCCCGTCCGGCGAGAGCGGCGGCGGGGTGGCCGCGCTGCCCGGCGCGGCGCAGGTCTGCTCCTGCAACGCGGTGACCAGGGACGACATCGATGCGGCGATCGCCGGTGGCTGCGCGGACGTGCCGGCGCTGAAGGCGTGCACCCGGGCCGGCACGAGCTGCGGCTCCTGCGTGCCGATGCTGAAGCAGCTCCTCGACGCGGCCGGGGTGCAGCAGTCCACCGCGCTCTGCGAGCACTTCGACGCCAGCCGGCAGGAGCTGTTCGAGATCGTCCAGGTGCGCGGCATCCGCACCTTCTCCCAGCTCATCGCCGAGCACGGGCGCGGGCGGGGCTGCGACATCTGCAAGCCGGTGGTGGCCTCGATCCTCGCCTCGCTCGGCACCGGGCACGTCCTCGACGGCGAGCAGGCGTCGTTGCAGGACACCAACGACCACTTCCTGGCCAACCTGCAACGCGACGGCAGCTACTCGGTGGTGCCCCGGATCCCCGGCGGGGAGATCACCCCGGAGAAGCTGATCGTGATCGGTGAGGTGGCCCGGGACTTCCGGCTCTACACCAAGATCACCGGCGGGCAGCGGATCGACCTGTTCGGGGCCCGGGTCGAGCAGCTGCCGCAGATCTGGCGCCGGCTGGTCGACGCCGGCTTCGAGTCCGGCCACGCGTACGGCAAGGCGCTGCGCACGGTGAAGTCCTGCGTCGGCGAGACCTGGTGCCGGTACGGGGTGCAGGACTCGGTCGGGCTGGCCGTCGCGCTGGAGCTGCGCTACCGGGGCCTGCGCGCCCCGCACAAGATCAAGTCGGCGGTCTCCGGCTGCGCCCGGGAATGCGCCGAGGCGCGCAGCAAGGACTTCGGCATCATCGCCACCGAGACCGGCTGGAACCTCTACCTCGGCGGCAACGGCGGCTTCCGGCCCCGGCACGCCGACCTGTTCGCCACCGACCTGAGCACCGACGAGCTGGTCACCCTGATCGACCGGTTCCTGATGTTCTACATCCGCACCGCCGACCGGTTGCAACGCACCGCCGGCTGGATCGAGGCGCTGGAGGGCGGCCTCGACCACCTGCGCGCGGTCATCGTGGACGACTCCCTCGGGCTCTGCGCCGACCTCGACGCGGCGATGGCCCGGCACGTGGCGTCGTACTCCGACGAGTGGCGGGACGTCCTCGACGACCCGGACCGGCTGCGCCGGTTCACCTCCTTCGTCAACGCCCCGCACGTGCCGGACCCGTCCATCACCTTCGCGGTGGAGCGCGGCCAACCCGTACCGGCACGCGGGGCCCCGCCGGCGGCCGGCGCGGACCGCCGCCGCCAGCCGGTCGCGCTCGGCCTCCCGGAGGTACGCCGATGA